The Lathyrus oleraceus cultivar Zhongwan6 chromosome 5, CAAS_Psat_ZW6_1.0, whole genome shotgun sequence genome includes the window gttcgctaggcgagctcctggcgaacagctccagtaaattggcaaattaattcgctaggcgagctcatggcgaagtttgcagcgaattcattctgttgTGGTGAAAActgcagccaacactcactcgctaggcgaggctctagcgagtccccagcgagcattccagtagcaaaacctctcaacctcgctggggcgaaggttgaggcgagtccttcgctaggcgaaggtatgttcgctaggcgaacatcacagttcaccaaggccctgttttctctgggcgcaggggctttttgtgctcataattgaccttcgctaggcgagccattctgctcgcctagcgaacatgacagttctgcacttgtctataagtagcaggtgccacttttgggcacctacctcatttttaccaacttttccattttttgtactttctcctagatattttacagcattgttttgtgggagcttttatgccctaatttcatttcccttcatctagcaaccatcttccacaaaaagaaggtggattcccatccaacttcgattatccgacttggatgttgatcaaccttctttccttacttgccgaccaagctaccatgaaaatgagtagctaagtctccatttgtcaaggttagatgtaggtgatttccaagctttgtgtgtaaatgtaaggatcctcatatgtaaactctttaacggtaaatatatgatgaaaactttgtttctatttaaaaccctttgtgttggtatttgatcgagagatgcttaccgattcttgacctaggttttcatccaaacttgtttgttagctagagatagtaacaaatgattttgttcaccataaggttgaaccaaaaagttgtcattttgatagattgtgttcgagagaaacaatggatcaaaatggcaaaactcacaatgggtgttcgagagaaacgcattgagaggaccttgtgaaattatttatcatctaaaggagtttataagagTGTTGACCGAGCAAATATATGCAAAGcaatgtaatcattgaaacctaactttgacaatatttctcatattaatcaaaacataacttttaccgcaattaattactttgtatgcaagataacttgattaaaaccaaaaccccagtgttacattaagttaagattaattcaaccattgaacggcagtgatatcttacaatctctgtggatacgataacaaaaacccgacacttaaaaactgtctcaacagATGCGTgactggcgatgaagcgcagagcatcctttggcattgtcacaactcgccttacggcggacattataatggggttagaacgaccactaaaattcttcaatcgggattttattggcccactattttcaaagacgcacatacccatgcgcaaagttgtgacagttgccaaagaagcggtgggataggtaagagagatgaaatgcctctccaaaatgtccaagaagtggaagtatttgattgttggggcatagatttcgtaggacctttcccaccctcttatgggaacgagtacatgcttgttgctgtcgattatgtctctaagtgggttgaggcgattgcctcacctcgggcggatgcgaaaacggtgataaattttttgaagaaaaacatattttcccgtttcggaaccccccgagtgttgataagtgacggagggtcacacttttgtaatgcacctttggaaactattttaaaacattacggtgtatcgcatagggtgacgactccgtatcacccacaagctaatgggcaagctgaggtctctaatcgtgagattaagagaatcctcgaaaaaaccgtgtctaattcaaaaaaggagtggtcccaaaaattggacgaagcattatgggcctaccgtacggcctttaaagctccaattggcctaactccctttcaattggtatttggtaaaactttccatttgccggttgaattggagcacaaggccttgtgggccataaagtttttaaattttgaaaatgagttggccggtgataaaaggaaagtgcaactacttgagttggaggagatgcgcaatgccgcataccactcaagttggttgtacaaggaaaaggcaaaaaagtatcacgacaagaagctccgtaacaaagaatttgtgccaggacaattggtcctattgttcaactcccggttgaaattgtttcccgggaagttgaaatcaaaatggtccgggccatttcgggtgaaagaggtgaaggagtacggggctattgtcattgaagacatagacaagaaagatagttggaccgtgaacggACAACGGttgaaagtttatctcggcggtcatgtggatcgcaAGAGATGTGCTCTACCGCTTGATGCTCCTCAGTaagcatcacaccgtcgagcttagccgacgttaaacaagcgctagttgggaggcaccccaacattgtaagtattcactgtctttgtgttgtgttgtgttgggtttctttgtgcttaaaccatgctgtatgaacatgaactgctgcctttgaaaaggcaattgctgtcatgctcgcttgctgttcgctaggcgaggcagtagcgagctgattcgctagctgctcgctaggcgaagcagcagcgagcgctgcatgacagcacttatttaaaaactcagcagggcactcattttGGCCCTAACACAACTTTGCTGTCTTGCAACCCTGCTGAGAACATTTTTTTTACAGAGCTCTCCACAATCTCTCAATTGCATCTCTCTCACTAACACTCTCTTCCTACTCGGTCGATTGCAAATCCTACTCACTTCACATTTTCAACCTATCactgtaactaaggtttgccctactacattttctttttgtttgaacttTATATTTCAAATTTGAATTGCAATTAGGATGAGTGGAGTATGGGAAACATTAGGTTTGCATGTGGTAATTGGGtttgcaaattgggattttaggttttagaattggggattttaggttttgaatgcaaatatgtaatccccaatagcatagaacggttatttacttgatatatcattaggttctgatgttggaaccatttgagtatgggttttgggggagaatctctgaacatgctgaaaaaccccaaaacccgtaaggttcgctagcactcgctaggcgaacctggggcgagcgttcgctgccacttcgctaggcgaagcagcagcgagcatgtcagtcttttgaatattgctttgatgtctaatctgtttgtttggtgtgtgttgtttcctctcatattttgcagatggagtcaaggtctggagcggctaagaaaagaaagggagcgacTACTTCCCGGACTGTGCCTATCCAGTTTGACCAAGAtaagtttgtcggcccgaagcaggccgccagatacatttctctggagaagcggaaaattcttccagagaagcgattcctgatcaacccacagggcactaatagaaattttgccgggttgattgacgcgaagaaatgagatcggttgattaatcccttagagcattacgacatagCTACAGTGCGGgaattttatgctaacgcactgcccgatgacgacgagccctttacttgggtatctaaagtggccgggcgtccaattgcatttgatcgggatgccatcaaccgaatccttggggaaccgctccagctaGGAGCTGATGAGAAAGACCAATACCACACGGACCTACGGCTTCACCGTGATGTTCCTGCCATTActgccgccctgcttttaccagggaaatctgttgagctgaacccatctggggttccaatgaggtatcaccgggaggacatgactcccatggctcaactgatactgctcttggttttgaccaacatccagcctaaatcccacacctctacagtgccgatcccagtggcacatttggtccattctatcctcaccaacgtcgagatcgatgtggcgaggatcatcgcaaatgagctgaagtccgtgatcgagagcgggctaaagtcgggggctcgtgttaattgtcccctagctttcccgtgcttgatcatgagtttgtgcattcaggcaagggtgagacttccgtctcggggtcaggtaaggatcccgtcacctatcgatgaccggtatgtggccaaatattgtagaCCGAAGACTACCAGAGGCAGTGCTGCTACAGGGAGTACCagggcttctgatggtcctagtaCTTCTACTCCTAGACTAGATCCATACGTCCAAGCTGTGTGCAATTACAGTTTGGAATGGATGAcggcatcccagagagccatgttagatatgcacgactctatgcagcggttgCAGCTACAaggaagtggtgctcatgctttgatgacgcgtgagcagtttctgcttaacgccaactggcctgtggacacgccagtgtatagtgagggggtgggcgctgatgctgatgacgatgatgatgatgatgatgttgatgatgaggctaccggttctgaagccggtagcgaggaggagtcctgagcccttagagggttaagtttttgtacttttcagtttttttttatgttatttctatttgtattttcggattttgtatcttgactttggtgttgtactattggggtgttttgtcccccatgaacaaatttatattttcagttaatgttatttatttatgtttttaattttgttgtttaataaatttttgggtgattaagtggcaaaccttctagattggttgctcctcaagaagtacccaatgaaggtgcatccgagcttggatggcaatgataagaataaacaagtgaatgaagctaaggtacatggttacctccggctagaattttagaatgcattaggaactttactctttttggtaaattgaatattgtctttttgcaacataattgaatgaatgtttcatctagaacttaaaaccacaaattgtgaggaaacctccattgtacacttaaatgctggattctaataagttttgttgattcatgtgattcatgctttgtcttttattattgtgaaattgtggaagcaattagaaatgatcaaggcacttgttttcttttgagcacaactacatccaaaaacaacttacctgtgagcagagagagtatttgttaacccctttgagcttaaacagttgaatctcggcttgaaataaagcgagacctcaaaaatctttttttttacaacccggaaaatcttgattattgttcttttgccgtaaaaagttaagagcattcacttagggtaaggaagaaataagttggggagaacgaaaaagaattggtaagtaccacaactcttgaaaaagaaaagaaaaaccgagcaagcataaaaaaatatatgtatagaaaatatagaaaagaaacatctgttttgtatatttgatgtgaaagaaaagaacaaaaatagaaagaatgaaaatgaatgcttgcttggaagaaaaatagtgaaaaataaaaattgagttgtggaatatgtgttgtgaaggtttcaaataagaaacaaatgaaacaaagtcgagatgtgtgattaatactgtgaatgtctcttttgcatcggcactttcgtttcaatggccttagaaatgacccttgtttgttaacctaaccaagcttcaaccgaaaagcccttagtgatctttatgcttccacagtaccatttataattgttagacattgtatgaatctatttgatttcttcattgtttgttagagagtgagattattcccgcggttgcaaacgcgtaaaatcttcattccttattcgaagaggagagataggatgattcattcagaatagtattgttgtagatagataaatattttgcattgctatttaagttttagttcttgtgtattattttattcgaaccgttggaaacttgtatatgctgatttcgcttgtgtttgagccgttatccaacttcggagaaaccattttcttaaagcaaatcctcttgtccttcaagaggcatactttgcttgaggacaagcaagaatctagttggggagagttgttagatacccaaaagtgcttatttgagccatcaattaagggtatctttcactctatttccttgctaaaatgtcaaaaccacatttgttttacatgaaatgcattacattgataaacaagcttggtgcctttgatttgtgtgttattgtgcaggaagaaggcatgaaataattgaaatttgagacacaagaaagttggcaaaggaaccaaggaaaacaagcattcatcagcctgctcgctaggcgagctgctagcgaaaagctccagtaaaatgacaataaattcgctaggcgagctgctagcgaaggtggtagcgagttcgttctgttttggtgaaaagcgcagccagcactcactcgctaggcgaagctctagcgagtccccagcgagcattccagtagcaaaacctctcaacctcgctggggcgaaggttggagcgtgtccttcactaggcgaaggtttgttcgctaggcgaacatgacagttcaacagaccctgttttctctgggcaCAGGTGCCTTAGGTGCCACAATTTGACCCTCGCTAGGCaagccattctgctcgcctagcgagcatgacagcccagtactactctataagtagcaagtgccacttttgagcaccggaccttagttttactttatttttccagcttttgctctagagatatttttgacctagattttatttctcttcatcttgtaaccatcttctacaaaaagaaggtggattcccatccaatctcgattatccgacttggatgttgatcaaccttcttccgaaacttgccgaccaagctaccatgaaaatgagtagctaagtcatccatttgtcaaggttagatgtaggtgattactagctttgggtgtaaatgtaaggatcttcatgtgtaaactctttaatgatgaatatatgatgaaaactttgtttctatttaaaactctttgtgttggtttatgatcgagagatgtttaccaactcttgacctaggttttcatccaatcttgtttgttagctagagatagtaatgaatgattttgttcaccataaggttgaaccaaaaagttgtcattttgatagattgtgttcgagagaaacaatggatcaaaatgggaaaactcacaatgtgtgttcgagagaaacatattgggaggactttgtgaaatgatttatcatctaaaggagtttataagattgttgaccgaacaaatacatgcaaagtaatcattgaaccctaactttgacaatatttctcatttattcaaaccataacttttaccgcaatttaatacctttttatgcaagataacgtgacaaccaatcaaaaccctattgttacttgagctaagattaatacaaccatcaaacggcggtgatatcttacaatccctgtggatacgataacaaaaacccgacacgtaatTTTACAACTAACAGCAGGTTTTCTAAaagttaccaattatcccccttgggtggccaacatcgtacccgtgccgaaaaaggatggtaaagtcaggatgtgtgtcgattaccgagatttaaacagagctagtctgaaagatgacttcccattacctcacattgatgtattggtcgacaacactgctcagtcctcggttttctctttcatggatggattttctggctataatcagatcaagatggcgccagaagacatggagaagacgacattcattacaccttggggcacgttctgttataaggtaatgccatttgggttgaagaacgccggtgctacctaccaaagagctatgacgattctctttcatgacatgatgcacaaagaaattgaagtgtacgtggatgatatgattgcgaagtctcagacagaagaggagcacttggtaaacttgcaaaagttgtttgaaagatggagaaagttcaaactgaggctgaatccaaacaagtgtacgtttggagtgagatctggaaagctgttaggtttcattgtcagtaagaaaggaattgaggttgatccagcgaaagtaaaagctattcaagaaatgcctgaaccaagaacggaaaagcaggttcgtgggtttttagggaggctgaactacattgcacggttcatatctcacctagcagctacgtgcgaaccgatatttaaattgctaagaaaagatcaagcaatcatgtggaacaatgattgtcaaaaatattttgataagataaaagaatatttgtaGAAACCTCtaattcttatacctccagttcctgggaggcccctgataatgtacctttcaataacagagaattcgatggggtgtgtattgggacagcatgacgagtctggtcgaaaagagcatgcaatatactaccttagcaaaaggtttaccgactgtgaaacaagatattcgctgctcgagaaaacttgttgcgctttggcatgggctgctcgccgactaagacagtatatgttgaaccatactaccttgttgatttctaagatggacccagtaaagtatatctttgaaaagccgactcttaccggacgagtggctcgttggcagatgattttgacaaagtatgatatccagtacacgtcgcaaaaggccatcaagggtagtattctgtctgattaccttgccgagcaaccaattgatgactatcagctgatgatgtttgaattccccgatgaagatatcatgtacttaaagagGAAAGatgtgaagagcctcttgtcgaggaagcactacgccaaaaatgacttttaacagcgcatcttagacagcgcttttaaaagaaagcgctgtctaaggttaaaataaaaataaaacacggaaaatgttctaaaaaaataatgaaagcgctgtctaagggggggtcttagacagcgctttctaaaagcgctgtctaagacccccccttagacagcgcttttagaaagcgcttttaaatatagaccttagtcagcgcttttgataaagcgctgtctaaagtctgaattaattgaataacattttccAGTTAAAAAGGCCGGTTGTCTGAATTAATGAATTTTCCTATTCAAAGTaactaataaataaataaaattatataaaaaggCAAAGTATTAAACAAAAACGTTATCAATCCAAAATATCCATTCCATCCATTGCATCTTCCAACTCCACTGCGGCGTTGAAACTTCAAGCATGGAACAAGGAAAGCAGCAGCAAAGAACGATGGCGTTGTCGTTGTCGTCCAAGGGTTTACCGCACCAAATTCAAAACCCAATCACCCAAATTCAAACACGCTTTAAAAACATCGAAAACGGTGTCAAGCTTTGGCTCTCCAAACAGTCTATCGTCGTTGAAGCCGCCGTCGTTGCCACCACCAGCGCCGCTCAAGGCGCTGTTATGGGTGCCTGCATGGGTACTTTCACCAGCAACGCTCCCACTGCTTTCGCTCCACCTCGTAACGCGACTCTCAGCCCTCAAGCCATGGCTTCTCTTAAACAAGCACAGGTTGAGTCCTTTTTCACTGTCTTACAGGAATTCGATACCCTAATTTGAAAAGTTAGGGTTTCTCGCTTTTGATAAATgataatttttatttgatttgtttATTATAGGCTCTTGCTGGAGGTCCTTTGATTCAGGCTCGGAACTTTGCTGTTATGACTGGAGTGAATGCTGGTATTTCTTGTGTTTTGAAAAGATTAAGAGGAAAGGAAGATGTTCAATCCAGGTGAAATTTTATAACCTAATCTTCATGCCCTAAATTATATATCGTTCTGTCCAATCATTAACCCTAGAATATTTGTACTATATGGATAAGTAATGAAAAAATAGATGTGTAATTCCACTAGTTTTAATTGGATCTTGGGTTTCTTTTGCTATAATTTTGAGAATTGTGGTTTAGTTGAATCTCTGGAAATAATTTTCTTCATATAGGTTGTCTTGAGAAAACAGTATTTGATTTATCTTAAGTGAAAATTAAATAGAAAAGAAAATGCAATGAGTTTGGATGTATGTAGTTTCTCAGATTCTCTGAGGTATGTAGATAAAAAGTTATATTGTTTAAAAATTTGAAAACAATGGATATTGAAAGGTTTTATCTAGTAAGGTTATTTTATCAGAAAGGATATTCCTTACTCAATATCATGTCGTATTTTAATTTTTAACAGTTACTTCAGAGCTGTTAACCTGTTTCTCAAATGATGGGAAATTTATATGTAGTAAGACTATGAGATAAGATTAAAAATGACAATATTAGAAAGGATAATTATTTTCATCTATTATAGTGATGAGTGAGCTTTGAGAATTGTTCCTTTTTGATTGAAGAGTGATGTATGTTTATATAGTTTGGAAGCCGTAATCGAGTCGGGTAGCTCGGGTAGAATGGTTAAGGCAGGTTAAATTTCAGTTAGATTTGAAGAGTATGGTTGTTGGGAATGATTTTAACACTGTTAATTTCTGTTAAATAGTTTGTTAAGGATCTATTCATTTTTTGACAGAGCAATTGCACTTGGGGTTGGTTACGGGATGCGATTAAGTTTGTGAATCAGAAGGAAAATAGATTGGTTATGTTGATTTGGACTAAAACAGGTTATTGAAAAGAAACTGATTATAGTTCTGAAACCTGGATTGTGAGTTGGGTTAATTTCTAAAATCGTTTTCTCTTACTGTGACTTTCAGGTTTTAGTTGCCTAGTTATTCGCAGCTTTGGATTTTTCTGCTATGCATATGCTGCTGTTGGGCATTGCCTTGCTTGAATATTTGAAATCGATTTCTGGAACTGCTGTTGGATTATTGATGCAAGATTATGGATGTTGGCTTTCGATGAAGTTAGTTTTAGTTGAGTTATCAGTTAAATTTGGTTGATATATTTTTACTCACACCTAACAAGCTTCGTCATTAGAGCTGCTAGAATTGAGTCTAAAGGTGTCACCTTGGGTTTCAGAGCCCCTCAATTTCAGGTTTTTGCCTTGTATTGTCCctttttttattcattttttcattCAAATATGGCAATAACGATGAATTGAAATTGCTACAGCTTCCAGAGCCTCTTACTGGGAAGGTTTGGGCATTGGAAGATTTTGAGGCTCATCCAGCTCTATTGGTATGATTTTTCGTTCTTTCACAGTTTATTCTGAACACATGGACTGTTCTCGTGGCTATTCCTTATGGActatgatatgatgcataaaaCTTGTGGTTATTCCGATGGTGATGCAGGTTATGTTTATATGCAACCACTGTCCATTTGTTAAGTACCTGAAAAAAGACATTGTAAAGCTTACTAAATTCTATATGAAGGTAGCCAAACAAATTACCCTTGTAGAATTTTGTTCTTTTTTTTAGCAGGTTCATATTCTAAAGTTAAAACCATTATAAAACTGCTTTTTTATCTGTTCTTTCTACAGAAAGGACTTGCCGTCGTTGCTATATCTTCAAATTCTGCAGCTACACACCCCCAGGTGATAGTAACTATATTTGAAGTGAATCATTTCCCAGAATATAGCTACACTGAAACTATTGAATGATTTGTCCAACTGGGAATTCCGCGTCACAGGATGGACCAGAATTTATGGCAGAAGATGCTAAATTGTTTGGTTATCCTTTCCCGTACCTTTACGATGAGGTATGATTCCCTATAAAAATCTGATGTTATCTATGTCCGTGTGATTGTAAAACTCTGAACTTTGATGGAATGTTTTTCATTGCAGTCACAGGAAGTTGCACGAGATTTTGGAGCAGTTTGTACACCAGAATTTTACGTTTTCAAAAAGGTAATTCCAACCAGTTTCTGTTGATCAGTGTTGCTTTGATTTGAGGTTAATGAAATAGTAACAGGATGGTCGAAGGCCGTTTGAGCTGGTTTATCATGGTCAGTTTGACGATTCAAGGCCAAGTAATAATAACATACCAGTAACTGGAAAGTTAGTTTCATATAACTGAATTAACATTCAACATTTTTAATTTCTTGAAAGTATCATAACCTtttgatttaatttaattataaagAGACTTGAGCTTGGCGATAGATCGTGTTCTGAGTGGTCAGCTAGTACCATCCGAGCAAAAACCTAGGTATTTGGCCATTGAGCTTGGATATCCATTTTTAAGGAAAATAAATGCAACTGATACAAAGACATATGCCACTAGAACCATCATTTTCTTGCAAAATGATGGAACTTTGAAGCCATTGGCCATTGAGCTAAGTAAGCCACATCCTCAAGCTGATAGTTTTGGTCCTGTTAGTAAAGTTTACATGCCTGTAAGCGAAGGTGTTGAAGCTTCAATTTGGTTCCTTGCCAAGGCTTTCGTTGTTGTAAATGACGCCACCCATCACCAAATTTGTAGCCAATGGTATTAATTTCATTAATGATGATAAAAGCATATATATTTTATATCTATCTATGATTAATTTCATGAATATCTACATGTTTGAGAGGTTGAACACTCACGCTGTTGTTGAGCCATTCATCATAATAAATAGACATCTCAGTGTGGTTCACCCTATTCATAAACTTTTGCTTCCACATTACCGTGACACAATGAACATCAATGTACTTGCTAGAAATGTGTTGGTCAATGCAGAGGGTATTATAGAATCAACATTCTTGGGTGGAGCATATTCTGTGGAAATGTCTTCTTTTGTATACAAAGATTGGGTTTTCACTGAGCAAGGATTGCCTCATGATCTACTCAAAAGGTAACCCTACAAAATATTATATAAAACATTTGCAGTTAAGACCCCATCAACTATAATTTACCGTGATACTCTACAATAACTAGGATTGAGACTATAATGCAATTTTAAACCTTATTTAAATTGATTATGAtatcaaaattattttttatattttccTTGTTATCTAGGGGAGTGGCTGTTGAAGATCCAACTTCACCGCAGTGTCTTCATCTTCTGATAGAGGATTACCCTTATGCTGTTGATGGGCTAGATATATGGGTTGCTATTAAGTTATGGGTTGAAGAATATGTGAACTTCTACTACAAGTCAGATGCTGCTATTGTGCAAGATTCTGAACTCCAAGCATTCTGGAAAGAAGTTGTTGAGGTGGGTCATGGTGACTTGAAGAATGCAACATGGTGGTTTAAGATGCAAAACCGTGTAGAGTTGATTGAAGCTTGCGCCATCCTCATATGGATAGCTTCGGCACTTCATGCCGCTGTTAATTTTGGACAATATCCATATGGAGGATACATCCTTAATCGGCCAACTAAAAGTAGAAGATTAATGCCTGAAAAAGGGTCTGCTGAATATGATGAGGTTTCTAAGAATTTTCAGAAGGCGTATTTGAAAACAATCACACCAAAAAATGATGCCCTTACTGACCTAACAATCTTAGAGGTCTTGTCAAGGCATGCTTCGGATGAGCAGTACCTTGGACAGAGAAATGAAGGTGAACTTTGGACTTCTGATTCACTGCCATTAGAGTCATTCAAGAGGTTTGGAAGGAAGTTAGCTGAAATTGAGCAAAAGCTCATTGGAAGGAACAATGATGAGTCGTTGAGGAATCGATATGGGCCAGTGAAGATGCCTTACACATTGCTCTATCCTTCTAGCGAGGAAGGATTGACTTGCAGAGGCATTCCCAATAGTATCTCTATCTAAAGAGATTAATATGATTTGGTGTGTTGCGTTGTTGTTCTGAATAAAATATAAGGAGTAATCAAATTCCCCCCGTTATGGTGATCATGTTATTTTTTTTTGTTGGTTTGTCTGTTTGCTcttgtgttttattttaatgAATGAGATATACTTTAGATGTTTGTACCTCTTgtatttattatgtttttttaatGATTTCATGAATTTTTAATTATGGACTTTTTGTTTTACAAATAGA containing:
- the LOC127080206 gene encoding linoleate 9S-lipoxygenase; the protein is HLTSFVIRAARIESKGVTLGFRAPQFQLPEPLTGKVWALEDFEAHPALLVMFICNHCPFVKYLKKDIVKLTKFYMKKGLAVVAISSNSAATHPQDGPEFMAEDAKLFGYPFPYLYDESQEVARDFGAVCTPEFYVFKKDGRRPFELVYHGQFDDSRPSNNNIPVTGKDLSLAIDRVLSGQLVPSEQKPRYLAIELGYPFLRKINATDTKTYATRTIIFLQNDGTLKPLAIELSKPHPQADSFGPVSKVYMPVSEGVEASIWFLAKAFVVVNDATHHQICSQWLNTHAVVEPFIIINRHLSVVHPIHKLLLPHYRDTMNINVLARNVLVNAEGIIESTFLGGAYSVEMSSFVYKDWVFTEQGLPHDLLKRGVAVEDPTSPQCLHLLIEDYPYAVDGLDIWVAIKLWVEEYVNFYYKSDAAIVQDSELQAFWKEVVEVGHGDLKNATWWFKMQNRVELIEACAILIWIASALHAAVNFGQYPYGGYILNRPTKSRRLMPEKGSAEYDEVSKNFQKAYLKTITPKNDALTDLTILEVLSRHASDEQYLGQRNEGELWTSDSLPLESFKRFGRKLAEIEQKLIGRNNDESLRNRYGPVKMPYTLLYPSSEEGLTCRGIPNSISI
- the LOC127088151 gene encoding chloroplastic import inner membrane translocase subunit HP30-2, giving the protein MEQGKQQQRTMALSLSSKGLPHQIQNPITQIQTRFKNIENGVKLWLSKQSIVVEAAVVATTSAAQGAVMGACMGTFTSNAPTAFAPPRNATLSPQAMASLKQAQALAGGPLIQARNFAVMTGVNAGISCVLKRLRGKEDVQSR